Proteins from a genomic interval of Chitinophagales bacterium:
- a CDS encoding ATP-binding protein, translating into MKLQKTNFNSAVLKVVLTGPESTGKTTLTEKLAAHYQTVCVPEYARAYIEGLNRPYEVHDIVAIAKGQLAAEDFFLPKANKILICDTALLVPKIWSEVAYGYCPEWIEHQLMERQYDLYLLMCPDIEWQPDPQREHPHLRAELFEMYQSALQKLDTPYVIIEGNYQSRLEAAMQVINKMMNIVSST; encoded by the coding sequence ATGAAACTTCAAAAAACAAACTTCAATTCTGCTGTGCTAAAAGTAGTATTGACAGGCCCTGAATCAACTGGTAAAACGACACTTACAGAAAAATTGGCAGCACATTACCAGACGGTTTGTGTGCCAGAATATGCACGCGCCTACATTGAAGGTTTAAACCGTCCTTATGAGGTTCACGATATCGTAGCGATTGCCAAAGGACAGTTGGCAGCAGAAGATTTTTTCCTACCTAAAGCAAATAAAATACTTATCTGCGATACAGCCCTGCTTGTACCAAAAATTTGGAGTGAAGTAGCTTATGGTTATTGCCCTGAATGGATTGAGCATCAACTTATGGAGCGCCAATATGATTTGTATTTGCTGATGTGTCCAGATATTGAATGGCAGCCTGACCCCCAGCGAGAGCATCCACACTTGAGAGCTGAACTTTTTGAAATGTATCAAAGTGCCCTTCAAAAATTAGATACTCCTTATGTTATTATTGAAGGGAACTACCAGAGTCGTTTAGAAGCAGCTATGCAAGTTATTAATAAAATGATGAATATTGTAAGCTCTACCTAA
- a CDS encoding T9SS type A sorting domain-containing protein: MKKLNVSTFALFLILICNNFFAQNHLPRFENIEDNEAKIFNELNLSPEQITQLKTIREKYAPKLKEIRDETREMHQKNIAQIKEIRLSQKAELEKILTEEQINLFQEKRQRISRNFLLQSPHFEGHRIDAEKLHAIRKETHGYVLRYVLPVLKAQRAKLNPSISTDDKAKIEELRKTFQAIKSQIKTARKEIRNAFRNGESPTKKIAHLRAIREQNQPDMEQARVLVEKYGSEIESLKIEIEADILQWETDIKAIADKHFEGEDMPKYFHRHLLHRHPLLYQMLPKIRFLLLDPNMDYSLETLGEEDEVFEERQISIFPNPTTQMNTIEFEVKKAGNVRIDLMGRNGVFIRTIFDEYQTEGTHQVKVNIADLTDHLYFYVVSDESGQTTKEFLISR; this comes from the coding sequence ATGAAAAAACTGAACGTATCCACATTTGCTCTGTTTTTGATATTGATTTGCAATAATTTTTTTGCACAAAATCATCTGCCTCGCTTTGAAAATATCGAAGACAACGAGGCAAAAATATTCAACGAACTGAATTTGAGTCCCGAACAAATAACACAACTAAAAACAATTCGTGAAAAATACGCTCCAAAATTGAAGGAAATACGGGACGAGACGAGAGAAATGCACCAGAAAAATATAGCCCAAATCAAAGAAATACGTCTATCACAAAAAGCAGAATTGGAAAAGATATTGACCGAAGAACAAATAAACTTATTTCAGGAAAAAAGGCAGCGAATTAGTAGAAACTTTCTCCTCCAAAGTCCTCATTTTGAAGGACACAGAATAGATGCAGAAAAACTACACGCTATTCGTAAAGAAACACATGGCTATGTATTGAGATATGTGCTGCCTGTTTTAAAAGCACAAAGAGCAAAACTCAATCCATCCATTTCTACGGATGACAAAGCAAAAATTGAAGAACTCAGAAAGACTTTTCAAGCAATCAAATCACAAATTAAAACGGCTCGAAAAGAAATAAGAAATGCGTTTAGAAATGGTGAATCTCCTACCAAAAAAATCGCACATTTGAGAGCAATAAGGGAACAAAATCAGCCAGATATGGAACAAGCCAGGGTTTTGGTAGAAAAATACGGCAGTGAAATAGAATCTTTAAAAATTGAAATTGAAGCAGATATACTTCAATGGGAAACGGATATTAAAGCCATTGCAGACAAGCATTTTGAAGGTGAAGATATGCCAAAATATTTTCACCGCCACCTTCTTCACAGACATCCCCTGCTGTACCAAATGCTGCCAAAAATCCGATTTCTACTACTCGACCCCAACATGGACTATTCACTTGAAACATTGGGAGAGGAAGATGAAGTCTTTGAAGAACGACAAATCAGCATATTTCCAAATCCAACTACTCAAATGAATACCATTGAATTTGAAGTAAAAAAAGCGGGAAATGTACGCATTGATTTGATGGGTAGAAACGGGGTATTTATTCGCACGATTTTTGATGAATACCAAACCGAAGGAACGCATCAAGTAAAAGTTAACATTGCAGATTTGACCGACCATCTATATTTTTATGTTGTTTCGGACGAAAGCGGGCAAACGACTAAGGAGTTTTTGATAAGCAGGTAA
- a CDS encoding head GIN domain-containing protein has translation MKAISKIFLLCLFFALSFSSCDLDCTKGSGDVISETRIVDFFDEIELRGSFELHLSQSDEFSLIIEADDNILPLIDTRINTQDRLIIDLDDCIRKSEPIVLYIGAPNIEEIYLKGSGDVIAATTLDFNALKLEINGSGNVDIDSLFVNFAEIIIDGSGDARIDYLDALTVNAEVSGSGNIDLAGFSNDFNVEIDGSGDVDALNLITENCDIDISGSGNCEITATDKLDIIIRGSGSVYYRGNPVISSSISGSGNIIKLD, from the coding sequence ATGAAAGCAATTTCCAAAATTTTTCTGTTATGTCTATTTTTTGCCTTGTCGTTTTCGAGCTGCGATTTGGATTGTACTAAGGGGTCAGGGGATGTAATCTCGGAAACTCGAATTGTAGATTTTTTTGACGAGATTGAACTGCGGGGTTCGTTTGAATTGCATCTATCTCAATCTGATGAATTTAGTTTGATCATTGAAGCAGACGACAATATCTTGCCTTTGATTGATACTCGAATCAATACACAAGACCGCTTGATTATTGATTTAGACGATTGTATTCGCAAGAGTGAACCAATTGTGTTGTATATCGGCGCACCCAATATTGAAGAAATTTACCTCAAAGGCTCTGGAGATGTCATTGCAGCTACTACGCTTGATTTCAACGCATTAAAGCTGGAAATTAATGGGTCGGGAAATGTTGACATAGATTCCCTTTTTGTCAATTTTGCAGAGATTATTATTGATGGTTCGGGTGATGCAAGAATTGATTACTTAGATGCACTGACCGTCAATGCGGAAGTGAGTGGGTCTGGTAATATTGATTTGGCGGGCTTTTCCAATGACTTCAATGTGGAAATTGACGGTTCTGGTGATGTAGATGCCTTGAATCTAATTACCGAAAACTGTGACATTGACATCAGTGGTTCAGGTAATTGTGAAATAACGGCTACCGATAAATTGGATATTATCATTCGTGGAAGTGGGTCGGTTTATTATAGGGGTAATCCTGTTATCAGTTCTTCTATTTCTGGTTCGGGAAATATTATTAAGTTGGATTAG
- a CDS encoding GNAT family N-acetyltransferase — translation MLLQEIYDTEKHAHKAIGIFEYFEGYYIFRSPKFPTYWMGNGIEIQDSTHRNFADWERLSERYFDPEKYQHRTFTFLENPEWAFLKESAKAAGYEVTDTPLMFASKIPDLPSLANDWKIRQIETPEDFGHFRHFKTKTNPENEWFANEGFDKTRVKDAFLNTEWYCITPKNEWEILAAMGIFRHHNMARLQEVDTHPAYRRRGFASQLLRYLLDRAIRQWGCKGLSLFSDSEAPAVGLYRKMGFEVIGYQVELLRTPQ, via the coding sequence ATGCTGCTGCAAGAAATCTATGATACAGAAAAACATGCCCACAAAGCCATCGGCATATTTGAATATTTTGAAGGCTATTATATTTTTCGAAGTCCAAAGTTCCCTACTTATTGGATGGGCAATGGCATTGAAATTCAAGATTCGACCCACAGAAATTTTGCAGACTGGGAACGATTGTCTGAACGGTATTTTGACCCCGAAAAATACCAACACCGAACCTTCACCTTCTTAGAAAATCCCGAATGGGCATTTTTGAAAGAGTCTGCAAAAGCTGCAGGGTATGAAGTAACAGATACGCCTCTCATGTTTGCTTCTAAAATACCTGATCTTCCTTCACTTGCCAATGATTGGAAAATCCGTCAAATTGAAACACCAGAAGATTTTGGTCATTTTCGCCACTTCAAAACAAAAACGAATCCTGAAAATGAATGGTTTGCAAATGAAGGTTTTGACAAAACGAGGGTAAAAGACGCTTTTCTGAATACAGAATGGTATTGTATTACGCCCAAGAATGAATGGGAAATATTAGCAGCTATGGGTATTTTTCGACACCATAACATGGCTCGATTGCAAGAAGTAGATACACATCCTGCTTACCGCCGCCGAGGTTTTGCTTCACAACTTCTTAGATATTTGTTGGATAGAGCGATTCGACAATGGGGATGCAAAGGTTTGTCGCTGTTTTCAGATTCGGAGGCTCCTGCTGTGGGTTTGTACCGTAAAATGGGTTTTGAAGTCATAGGATATCAAGTGGAATTATTGAGGACTCCACAATGA
- a CDS encoding VWA domain-containing protein translates to MTFVFHTILNINSFCAIIQLSNLTFANPWFLLLLLLIPIFILWRWLKRGEQFPEMRLSTLEAFAKTTSWKARLRPTLFVLKLLAFTALVIALARPQNLFTEQKITTDGIDIVLVMDISGSMLARDFTPDRLEASKEVAGRFIESRPHDRIGLVVFAGESFSQTPITTDQNVLKSMLAEIKSGIIEDGTAIGMGLATAVTRLQDSQAKSKVVILLTDGVNNSGFIDPLTAAETAKQFDVKVYTIGVGTKGKAPYPVRGIFGTTQLQYIDVQIDEELLQKIADMTGGQYFRATDNTSLERIYGEIDRLEKTEIEISTINRYSEQFYFFAFLAAMALALEIVLRNTLFRGIT, encoded by the coding sequence ATGACATTCGTTTTTCATACTATTTTAAATATCAATAGTTTTTGTGCTATCATACAACTTAGCAATTTAACCTTTGCCAATCCGTGGTTTTTGTTGTTGCTATTGTTAATACCCATTTTCATTTTATGGCGATGGTTGAAGCGAGGCGAACAATTCCCCGAAATGCGCCTTTCCACATTGGAGGCTTTTGCGAAAACAACTTCTTGGAAAGCAAGGCTTCGTCCCACGCTGTTTGTACTCAAACTACTTGCATTCACCGCATTGGTCATTGCATTGGCACGTCCTCAAAATTTATTTACCGAACAAAAAATCACTACCGATGGTATTGACATTGTGCTGGTGATGGACATATCGGGCAGTATGTTGGCACGAGATTTTACACCCGACCGTTTGGAAGCATCGAAAGAAGTTGCTGGCAGATTCATCGAAAGCCGCCCACACGATCGCATTGGTTTAGTGGTTTTTGCAGGAGAAAGTTTTTCACAAACGCCCATTACAACCGACCAAAATGTGCTGAAAAGTATGTTGGCAGAAATAAAAAGTGGCATTATTGAAGACGGAACAGCAATCGGAATGGGTTTGGCAACAGCCGTTACGAGATTGCAGGACAGCCAAGCAAAAAGCAAAGTGGTGATTTTATTGACAGATGGGGTGAACAATTCGGGTTTTATTGACCCTCTCACTGCTGCCGAAACCGCCAAACAGTTTGATGTGAAAGTTTACACAATTGGTGTCGGCACAAAAGGCAAAGCCCCCTACCCTGTTCGGGGTATTTTTGGCACTACTCAACTACAATATATTGATGTTCAAATTGATGAAGAGTTGCTGCAAAAAATTGCAGACATGACTGGAGGTCAATATTTTCGAGCAACTGACAATACAAGTTTGGAGCGTATTTATGGTGAAATTGACCGATTGGAGAAAACAGAAATCGAAATTTCGACCATCAATCGCTACAGTGAGCAATTCTATTTCTTTGCGTTTTTGGCTGCAATGGCTTTGGCTTTAGAAATTGTACTGCGAAATACATTGTTTAGAGGCATTACTTAG
- a CDS encoding PorP/SprF family type IX secretion system membrane protein has translation MKKYFPIILSCFCVFICSYIPDIQAQSIHFSQFYNQPLLINPSLTGSDVDEYRVGVAYRSQRFSIPAPYNTVIASFDMPILACKTENGYFGIGGMVYHDASGDGALKESSGALSVAYHQSISDWGLLSIGTQGGYTYKKANFEKLTFAGGIVNFQINPNLPNNNPSISDNFSYFNAKFGLSNIVYLNEKSSFEVGGSYNHAFSSNHTFLTPEAEQNQFTGLWIGHLGGRFGIGEDISINPSIMRMGQADNKLTIVGASLGYHLDSNSMEGDAVYMGTWYRLDDAVVFLLGGKIGNISLSATYDLNVSDLKTATGSQGAIEVSLVYRGLTKGCN, from the coding sequence ATGAAAAAATATTTCCCCATAATTCTTTCTTGTTTCTGTGTATTCATTTGCAGCTATATTCCTGACATTCAAGCACAATCCATTCATTTTTCGCAATTCTACAATCAGCCATTGCTCATTAATCCCTCTCTAACAGGAAGCGATGTCGACGAATATCGAGTAGGAGTTGCTTATCGAAGCCAGAGGTTTTCTATTCCCGCACCTTATAACACGGTGATTGCGTCTTTTGATATGCCTATTTTGGCTTGTAAAACAGAAAATGGATATTTTGGAATAGGTGGGATGGTCTATCACGATGCTTCGGGTGATGGTGCTTTGAAGGAAAGTTCTGGAGCATTATCAGTAGCTTATCACCAGTCAATAAGCGATTGGGGGCTACTAAGTATTGGTACACAGGGAGGTTATACCTATAAAAAAGCGAATTTTGAAAAACTCACTTTTGCTGGAGGAATTGTAAATTTTCAAATCAACCCCAATCTTCCCAATAACAATCCGAGTATATCAGATAATTTCTCCTACTTCAATGCAAAATTTGGATTGTCAAACATTGTTTATTTGAATGAAAAAAGCAGTTTTGAAGTAGGAGGTTCATATAACCATGCTTTTAGCTCCAACCATACTTTTCTAACTCCAGAAGCAGAACAAAACCAATTTACAGGTCTATGGATTGGGCATTTGGGAGGAAGATTTGGAATAGGGGAGGATATTAGTATCAACCCTAGTATAATGCGTATGGGGCAGGCAGACAATAAATTGACTATTGTGGGGGCTTCATTGGGCTATCATCTTGACAGCAATAGTATGGAAGGGGATGCCGTATATATGGGTACTTGGTATCGGTTGGATGATGCAGTAGTTTTTTTGTTGGGAGGAAAGATAGGAAATATAAGCCTCAGTGCAACATATGATTTGAATGTTTCTGATTTGAAGACTGCTACTGGTAGTCAGGGAGCAATTGAAGTTTCTTTGGTCTATCGGGGACTTACAAAGGGCTGCAATTAA
- a CDS encoding CotH kinase family protein, which yields MNRLFFCICTFFLYVPLLAQVSFTSSNLPIVLIDTDDQQILDASRIVASMQIIYNGEDKLSSIEDPANVYNGRISIEYRGSSSQSYPKKSFGLETQLSNGDNNNVSLLGMPEENDWILYAPYADKSLMRNVLAYYIANSMGEYAARTRFCELVINGNYQGVYVLMEKLKRDKNRIDIAKLDPDEIEGDDLTGGYIFKIDKQTGSGGDGWFSTYTPPYNSYQKIFFQYEYPESETIVPEQAAYIEDFMHAFEDNLQSEDFADSLKGYRQYIDTDSFIDYMIVNEVCKNIDAYRLSTFLYKDKDSNGGKLHIGPVWDFNFSAGNINYCQGELTTGWVLDFNQICTDDFWLIPFWWEKLRQDNAFNQQSYQRWQQLRQTVLSADKLLSWITEQETFLHKAQIRNFSKWQILDEYIWPNNYVGGDYSSEIAYLKNWLSDRLDWLDSAFEELASPNSANILGVEVVKVTPNPFNESLQWTYRAVKGDVILIELLDMTGKKMGEWSIVCEHTGQNTATWKQSATILSEGLYVYHFSINQNEVKRELILKY from the coding sequence ATGAATCGGTTGTTTTTTTGTATTTGTACCTTCTTTCTATATGTGCCGCTTCTTGCTCAAGTATCGTTCACTTCTTCCAATCTTCCTATTGTGCTGATTGATACGGATGACCAACAAATTTTGGATGCTTCACGTATAGTAGCTTCAATGCAAATTATCTATAATGGTGAGGATAAATTGTCTTCAATTGAAGACCCTGCAAATGTGTACAATGGTCGTATCAGCATCGAATACCGTGGCTCAAGTTCTCAATCTTATCCCAAAAAATCTTTTGGCTTAGAAACTCAATTATCCAATGGCGACAACAACAATGTGTCATTATTAGGAATGCCCGAAGAAAACGATTGGATTTTATATGCTCCCTATGCTGATAAAAGTTTGATGAGAAATGTGTTGGCTTACTATATTGCTAATAGTATGGGAGAGTATGCTGCTCGTACCCGTTTTTGTGAATTGGTCATAAATGGCAATTATCAAGGGGTGTATGTATTGATGGAAAAATTGAAGCGAGATAAAAACCGCATTGACATTGCCAAATTAGATCCTGATGAAATAGAAGGGGATGATTTGACTGGGGGCTATATCTTCAAAATTGACAAACAAACTGGTAGTGGCGGAGATGGTTGGTTCTCCACTTACACACCTCCCTACAATTCCTACCAAAAGATTTTCTTTCAATATGAATATCCTGAAAGTGAAACCATTGTCCCTGAGCAAGCTGCGTATATTGAAGATTTTATGCATGCTTTTGAAGATAACCTTCAAAGTGAAGATTTTGCAGATAGCCTAAAAGGATACCGTCAATACATTGATACCGATTCGTTTATTGATTACATGATTGTTAATGAAGTATGTAAGAATATAGATGCCTATCGCTTGAGTACTTTTTTGTACAAGGACAAAGACAGCAATGGCGGCAAATTGCATATCGGCCCTGTTTGGGACTTCAATTTTTCGGCAGGCAATATTAATTACTGTCAAGGGGAGCTTACAACAGGATGGGTATTGGACTTCAATCAAATATGCACGGACGATTTTTGGCTCATTCCTTTTTGGTGGGAAAAACTTAGACAAGACAATGCCTTCAATCAACAATCCTATCAAAGATGGCAGCAACTTAGACAAACGGTGTTGAGTGCCGATAAGCTACTTTCATGGATAACCGAACAAGAAACGTTTCTACATAAGGCGCAAATACGCAATTTTTCAAAATGGCAAATTTTGGATGAATATATTTGGCCCAACAACTATGTGGGAGGTGATTACTCTTCTGAAATTGCGTATCTAAAAAATTGGCTTTCTGATCGTTTGGATTGGCTGGATAGTGCTTTTGAAGAATTGGCATCGCCTAATAGTGCGAATATTTTGGGTGTTGAAGTAGTGAAAGTAACTCCCAATCCTTTCAACGAATCCCTTCAATGGACTTACCGTGCAGTGAAAGGAGATGTTATTTTGATTGAACTTTTGGATATGACAGGCAAAAAAATGGGAGAATGGTCAATAGTGTGTGAACACACAGGACAAAATACAGCAACTTGGAAGCAGTCTGCTACTATTTTGTCAGAAGGGCTGTATGTTTACCATTTTTCGATTAACCAAAACGAAGTAAAACGAGAACTGATTCTCAAATATTGA
- a CDS encoding L,D-transpeptidase family protein, with protein sequence MQKNYWIIFIFLVGSFIGCTQEQMDSLLYTNGQRATDDARKDSLVLEKLCETLTNRLLGDGYAKLMSQNEMTVITDELLKIYTPSNFKQLRWQSVQNQTANPKIFQYIDYLRKAEENGLIAADYQLSDIETLYQKVYPSNPKIDSIQISDKKVQATPPKDLQQMIDLDLLLSQSYLNYASDLLYGSFRPKSRNWEVATRERDLGEVLDKALTDNNIESSLKNLNPASKNFADLQQYLKKCLDIAKSGTWKSLPANASFGKGKSGEQVLQLAQKLAAMGDLPASKANSNNFDDDFVAAIRNYQTRHGLAITGSLDAPTLQGLNTPIEEDIDLLRLNMNRYRWLPDDLGERYVWANIPEFMVYVYDEGKRTTEIVSVVGEFKNMTPILINKPMQNIIFSPTWTIPRSIAKEELEYIKMNPGVLIVADVEVFLKGKKVNPYSVDWEKVDWKDVKLKQDPKDSNSMGRAKFMFTNNHSIYLHDTPNKVDFKTRVRSFSHGCIRLEDPALFAENLLAGSGSWNNQRIRNAMFSEKEQYVNPPKKTRVHVVYFTAWADDEGTLQLRRDIYAHDKRQLKMMNKTEKRS encoded by the coding sequence ATGCAAAAAAACTATTGGATAATTTTTATATTTCTTGTGGGTTCTTTTATCGGTTGTACACAAGAGCAAATGGATAGCTTATTATATACCAATGGCCAAAGAGCTACGGATGATGCTCGCAAAGATTCGTTGGTACTGGAAAAACTTTGCGAAACACTTACCAATCGATTATTGGGTGATGGCTATGCAAAACTGATGAGCCAAAATGAAATGACTGTGATTACGGATGAATTGTTGAAGATATATACTCCTTCAAATTTCAAACAATTGAGGTGGCAAAGTGTACAAAATCAAACTGCCAATCCAAAGATTTTCCAGTACATTGACTACTTACGAAAAGCTGAAGAAAATGGATTGATTGCAGCAGATTATCAACTATCAGATATAGAAACACTCTACCAAAAAGTATATCCTTCTAATCCAAAGATAGATTCTATACAAATATCAGATAAAAAGGTTCAAGCAACACCACCAAAAGATTTGCAGCAAATGATTGACTTAGATTTGTTGTTGAGTCAGTCTTATTTGAATTATGCTTCGGATTTGTTGTACGGTAGTTTTCGCCCTAAAAGTCGAAATTGGGAAGTGGCAACAAGAGAAAGAGATTTAGGAGAAGTGCTTGATAAAGCACTCACAGACAACAATATTGAAAGTAGCCTAAAAAATCTTAACCCTGCCTCTAAGAACTTTGCAGATTTGCAGCAATACCTCAAAAAATGCCTTGATATAGCCAAATCTGGTACATGGAAATCCCTTCCTGCAAATGCTTCTTTTGGCAAAGGAAAAAGTGGGGAGCAGGTGCTGCAATTGGCTCAAAAACTGGCAGCAATGGGCGATTTACCTGCTTCAAAAGCAAATAGCAATAACTTTGATGATGATTTTGTGGCTGCTATAAGAAACTACCAAACCCGACATGGATTGGCTATTACAGGTTCGCTAGATGCACCAACATTGCAGGGTTTAAATACTCCCATTGAAGAAGATATTGATTTGTTAAGGCTGAACATGAACCGCTACCGTTGGTTGCCAGATGACTTGGGAGAACGGTATGTATGGGCAAATATTCCTGAATTTATGGTGTATGTATATGATGAGGGTAAACGAACCACAGAGATTGTATCGGTGGTCGGTGAATTCAAAAATATGACCCCTATTTTGATAAATAAACCCATGCAAAACATCATTTTCAGTCCTACCTGGACGATTCCTCGAAGTATTGCCAAAGAAGAGTTGGAGTATATCAAGATGAACCCTGGTGTACTGATTGTGGCAGATGTAGAGGTCTTTTTGAAGGGTAAAAAAGTCAATCCTTACAGCGTAGATTGGGAAAAGGTCGACTGGAAAGATGTCAAATTGAAGCAAGACCCGAAGGACTCCAATAGTATGGGGCGGGCTAAGTTTATGTTTACCAACAACCACAGCATTTATCTACACGATACACCCAATAAAGTGGATTTCAAAACCCGTGTGCGTTCTTTTAGCCACGGTTGTATTCGATTGGAAGATCCTGCTTTGTTTGCAGAAAATCTTTTAGCGGGCAGTGGCTCATGGAACAATCAAAGAATTCGAAATGCCATGTTTAGTGAAAAAGAACAATATGTGAATCCTCCTAAAAAGACTCGTGTACATGTAGTGTATTTCACCGCTTGGGCAGATGATGAAGGCACTTTGCAGTTGAGACGAGATATATATGCACACGATAAGAGACAATTGAAGATGATGAATAAGACGGAAAAACGGAGTTAA
- a CDS encoding Crp/Fnr family transcriptional regulator codes for MNDKTDYWYLENVDLHALFCPIALSELEDPPEPKIYKKGEFIYFPDDKTTKVYFVEVGRVKIGSYSVDGKEVIKAILHTGEVFGELGLVGQRTYNEFSQAMEKTQLCVMGIDEMRGLMRQNKDFSLQVTQIIGNKLVRTQRRLESLIFKDARSRIIEFLRDLAVQKGQRVGYEMVVRQFFTHQEIANLTGTSRQTVTTILNELRADNMIYFDRRKLLVRDLEKLSALIQ; via the coding sequence ATGAATGATAAAACAGACTATTGGTACTTAGAAAACGTAGATTTACACGCATTGTTTTGCCCGATAGCATTGTCTGAATTGGAAGATCCTCCTGAACCCAAAATATATAAAAAAGGGGAATTTATCTATTTTCCAGACGACAAAACTACAAAAGTTTATTTTGTAGAAGTAGGAAGAGTAAAAATTGGTTCCTACTCTGTGGATGGCAAAGAAGTTATCAAAGCTATTTTACATACTGGAGAAGTTTTTGGAGAGTTGGGGCTGGTCGGGCAAAGAACTTACAATGAGTTTTCGCAAGCTATGGAGAAGACCCAATTATGTGTAATGGGAATTGATGAAATGCGTGGATTGATGCGTCAAAATAAAGATTTTAGCCTGCAAGTCACACAAATTATTGGAAACAAACTGGTGAGAACACAACGCCGCTTAGAATCTCTAATTTTCAAAGATGCACGTTCTCGTATCATTGAATTTTTGCGAGATTTGGCTGTGCAAAAAGGACAAAGAGTTGGTTATGAAATGGTTGTTCGACAGTTTTTTACCCATCAGGAAATAGCCAATCTCACGGGAACTTCTCGTCAAACAGTAACGACTATCTTAAATGAATTGAGGGCTGACAACATGATTTATTTTGATAGACGCAAGTTATTGGTGCGAGATTTAGAGAAATTATCTGCTTTAATTCAGTAA
- a CDS encoding DUF4290 domain-containing protein → MSHGLKYNTSLTPVLFKEYGRNVQQLVDHCITIEDEKYRNAFAQAIIDLMGQMSPHLRNVEDFRHKLWDHLFEIANYKLDIDSPYPIPLKKEVLEQPKLDYPQSRMRFRHYGKNVERLIKKAIAMEDGPKKQAFARVIANYMKMVYANWNRDGVSDELIKSDLELLSKGELTLSEEAAIKMPKSNQMKPRKRSVGRSGGKSNRGGSYKSKNNKRRNFR, encoded by the coding sequence ATGAGTCATGGATTGAAGTACAATACCTCTTTGACACCAGTGTTGTTCAAAGAGTACGGTCGAAATGTTCAGCAATTGGTAGATCATTGCATCACCATTGAAGATGAAAAATATAGGAATGCTTTTGCTCAAGCCATCATTGACTTGATGGGACAAATGAGTCCTCACCTGCGGAATGTAGAAGATTTTCGTCACAAACTATGGGACCACCTTTTTGAAATAGCAAACTATAAGTTGGATATTGACTCACCTTATCCCATTCCTCTAAAAAAAGAAGTGCTGGAACAGCCTAAGTTGGATTATCCCCAATCCCGAATGCGTTTTCGTCACTATGGCAAAAACGTTGAACGGTTAATCAAAAAGGCAATAGCCATGGAAGACGGGCCTAAAAAACAAGCATTTGCAAGGGTAATCGCCAACTATATGAAGATGGTCTATGCGAACTGGAATAGAGATGGAGTGAGTGATGAACTGATTAAGAGTGACCTTGAGCTTTTATCAAAAGGCGAATTGACCTTGAGTGAGGAAGCAGCTATCAAAATGCCCAAATCAAACCAAATGAAACCACGCAAACGTTCTGTTGGTAGAAGCGGGGGCAAAAGCAATCGAGGGGGTAGTTATAAATCTAAAAATAACAAACGTAGAAATTTTCGTTAG